GTGGCCTATCTCATTATCAAGCCGTTCCTGGGCCAGAAGAAGGGGGCGACGAAGGCCGAAGTATTGTCGCGGGCGGTGGAGCATGCGGAGATGAAAGACGCCGCAGCGCAATTGACCCAGCTGAGCGATGAGTTGCTGCACAGTGTGCTGGAAGAGTCGAAAGCCGAACGCCAGCGGATTCAGCAGGAGGCCGAAGGATCCCGCGAACTTCCCATGGTCAACTCACGTTAGTCTGCACAAGGTTCGCCATGTTCTGTCAGCTGTCCCTGTGCTTCAGCAAGTGAGGCCTGGGGAGGCCCAGACTTGACGTTTTCTGCATCTATTTAGCCGGAGCTGAACCTGCGTCTGTTGTGCTTCGAAGTTACTCCCTCTGCTCTCAGGTTCCACAGCAACTATTCCTACTATCCCGATCAAGCCTGAGGCTTGCGGTGTGTGGTTGTTCCATGGCAACTCGCCAGAGGCTACGCCAGATATCCGGTATGATTGCGAGGAAGTTATAGAGCGCAGGGAGACAGAGTAGGAGGAGCGTCCGGAGTGACTTGAGGCGTTCGTGTAGCCGCTCAGAGTTGCACGGTGGATGGGCCGGAGTTGCCACGAGGCTAACTCCGGCCTTCTCCCAAGAGTGCTAGGTTCCCATTTCCCACGAGGCCAAGTACTTCACCTGCTCTTTGGTGAGCTTGTCGATCGACACGCCCATGCCGGCGAGCTTGAGCCGCGAAATTTCTTTATCGATGTCGGCTGGAACCGGATAGACCTTCTTTTCCAATTTCTTGTAGTTCTTCACGATATATTCGGCCCCCAGGGCCTGATTCGCGAAGCTCATGTCCATGACGCTGGAGGGGTGGCCTTCAGCGGTGGCGAGATTCACGAGACGACCTTCGCCCAAGAGGCTGACGCGACGGCCGTTCTTCAAGGTGTATTGGTCGACACCCGAGCGCACGGCGAGTTTTTTCTTGCTGAGCTTCTCCAGTGCAGGAATGTCCAACTCGACATTGAAGTGTCCGGAGTTGCAGACGATCGCCCCGTCTTTCATGGCCGCAAAGTGCTCGCCGCGGATAACCTTCAAGTTACCTGTGACTGTGACAAAAAAGTCTCCAAGGGGAGCGGCTTCATCCATCGGCATGACCCGGAATCCGTCCATCACGGCTTCGAGGCCCTTCAATGGATCGATTTCAGTCACGATGACGTTGGCGCCCATGCCGCGTGCGCGGGTGGCAATGCCGCGACCGCACCAGCCGTAGCCGGCGACGACGAGCGTAGAGCCGCACACCAGCCGATTGGTGGCACGGACAATGCCGTCCATGGTGCTTTGGCCAGTGCCATACCGGTTGTCAAACATGTGTTTCGTGTCCGCATCGTTCACGGAGATCACCGGGAATTTCAGGACTTTCTTTTCGGCCATGCTGCGAAGACGGATGACGCCGGTGGTGGTTTCCTCTGTTCCGCCGATCACATTGCGGAGCAAGTCTTTTCGCTTCGAGTGCAGATGGGAGACCACGTCGGCGCCGTCGTCCATCGAGAGATGTGGCTTGTGGGCGATAGCCGATTCAATATGCCGGTAGTAGGTTTTATTGTCCTCGCCCTTAACGGCAAAGGTTGGGATTCCCTCGTGTCGAACCAAGGCGGCGGCGACGTCGTCTTGAGTGCTCAACGGGTTGGAGGCGCAGAGGCGAACGTCTGCGCCGCCGGCCTTGAGGGTTTTCATCAGGTTGGCCGTTTCGGTGGTCACGTGGAGGCACGCGGTGGCGCGGATGCCCTTGAACGGCTGTTCTCGCTCAAAGCGTTTGCGAATGAGCCGGAGTACCGGCATCGTAGCTTCTGCCCATTCGATTTTCAATTTTCCCTGATCGGCTAATCCCATGTCTTTCACGTCGTAATCCACTGTTTCCTCCTCCTGTGTCATGCCCTTGAATGGTTGATGTTCGAATGCAGAAAAAAGGGGGCGGGCTTGCGACCCGCCCCCTTGGCTGGTGCGACGCTGTGGGCGTTTAGAGGCCCGCGTCCTTGCGCAACGCTTTGGCTTTGTCGGTTTTTTCCCAGGTGAACTCCGGTTCGTTGCGACCGAAGTGTCCATAGGCGGCCGTCTTTCTGAAGATGGGGCGACGCAGTTTGAGATGCTCGATGATCCCGCGCGGGGTCAATGGGAAATGCTTCCGGACCAGCTTGTCCAGGCTTTCGGGCGCTACCTTCTCGGTATCTTTGGTGTCGACCAATACGGAGACGGGATCGGCGACTCCAATGGCGTAGGCCAGCTGGACTTCGCATTTTGAAGCCAGGCCAGCGGCCACGATGTTCTTTGCAATGTAGCGAGCCATATACGAGGCTGAACGATCCACCTTTGACGGATCTTTCCCCGAGAAGGCCCCTCCACCGTGGCTGCCGTGCCCGCCGTAGGTATCGACGATGATCTTGCGGCCGGTGAGGCCGGTATCGCCCATCGGCCCGCCTACCACGAACCGGCCCGTTGGATTGATATGGTGCTTCACGCTGGTCGGATCGTAGAGGCCCTTCGGCATGGATGGCCTGATCACGTGCTCCATCAAATCCTTCTCGATTTGCTTGTTGGTCACGTCGGGGCTGTGCTGTGTGGAAACGACGATGGTATCGACGCGGCAGGGTTTACCGTCCTTATATTCCACGGTTACCTGGGATTTACCGTCGGGGCGCACCCATTTGAGAATCTTTTTCTTGCGCACTTCCGCCAAACGTTTGGTCAATCGATGAGCCAGCACGATCGGCATCGGCATGAGCTCGGACGTTTCATTGGTGGCATACCCAAACATGAGGCCCTGGTCGCCGGCGCCGCCGGAGTCCACTCCCATGGCGATATCGCCGGACTGTTGGTGGATCGATGTCAGGACCGAGCAGGTGTTGGAGTCGAACCCCCAAGAGGCGTCCGTATAGCCGACATCCTTGATCACGTCGCGAATAATATCGGGAATCTCGACATAGGCCTTGGTCGAGATTTCTCCGGCGACGAATGCGATGCCGGTCGTAAGAATGGTTTCGCAGGCAACTCTCGAAAACTTGTCTTGAGCGATGATGGCGTCTAGAATTCCGTCCGAGATCTGATCGGCAATCTTGTCCGGGTGCCCTTCGGTGACAGACTCAGACGTGAACAGGTAGTTATGTCTCATTGTTCCCCCTGGAATTGAAGTGATACGAGGATGCGGCGGTTGAAGTCAGGTGGCACGGCGACTGATTGTGGAAGACGCGACGCTTAAGATGATTGGACAACTCCGCAAAAAACTAAGGCAATAGTAGCTGACCGGTCGGTTTTTGTCCACCGTTCTGGTGGAATTGGTTGAGTCTCGCGTCGGACAAGTGTCTTGCTTGACAGTCCTTTAAGTCGACTTGTAAGATAGCTTACTTTTCGCGTATTTGGAACATTTTTCATCATAAACGCTCCGCCTCGGCACTTCCAACCTCGTGGTATCGGCCTGCATTGGCGCAGGATTCCACACGCAGCTCGTCATTGGGTATGATGATGGGATTTGTATGACAGCCAGGTCGAAGCAGCTAGGTATGTTGATTCATGAACGATAAACCCGATGCAGCATCCGATGTGAGCGCATCCGCTCCGCGCACTTCAGGCCTTGGCTGGGAGGAGTTTTCGCGCGAGGTCGTGGATTTTTTTGCTTCGATCAAGCTGGCGATGTTTCTGTTCATTGTGCTCGCCATGACTGCGACGATCGGCACGGTCATTCAGCAGGGTGAGCGCCCGGAAACCTATGTGCAGGAATATGGAGAAGAAGCCTATCGTTGGTTCCTTCGATTGGGTTTTACCGACGTCTATCACACCTGGTGGTTCACCAGTCTGCTGGGTCTCCTGTGCGTCAATTCTCTCACCTGTTTCCATAAACGGTTTCCCAGTGTGTGGCGGTCCATGCGGCAGGACAAGGTCAGTGTGTCGCTGGCCTTTATCCAGGGCATGAAACAGCAGACTACCCTTTCGCTCAATCAGTCGAGAGAAGCCGTAGCCGAAGGGCTGGTAAAGCTCTTTGCCGAAAAGGGCTACCGGGTGCTGGCCAAGAGCGATCCCGGAGAAGTGACGGTCTATGCGACCAAGGGGATTATGGGCCGGGTCGGCGCGCATGTGGCCCACCTCAGCGCTACGGTCATCGTGCTCGGAGGACTGCTGGGCAGCTATTATGGATTTCAGGAGTTCGGGGTGTGTCTCGAAGGCCAGACCTACCACATTCCGCGCGGCAACTTCGATCTTCGTGTCGATAAGTTCTGGATCGACTACCATGAGAACGGATCGGTAAAATCCTACAACAGCACCTTGACCGTGATCGATCAAGGCACTCCCACCACAACCAAGACAATTACGGTGAACGATCCCTTGGTCTACAAGGGGATCTGGTTTTACCAATCCAGTTATGGGGATGCGTGGGATCAAATCGAGGCGGCTCGAATCAACATTAAGGAGAAGGGCAGCGACAAGATTATTGCGACGGTCGATTTGGAATGGAATAAGGAAAAGGCCGTCGACGGTCTTCCATTGAAGATGAAGATGACGGATTTTGTGGCCGACTTCGCGTTTAATTCAACCGAGAAGAAGGTGTTCTCAAAAACCGCAGAGCATGCCAATCCCGCCATTCGGCTGGCGGTTGATGAGCGGAGTAGCGTGCAGTCCACTCCCTGGGTGTTCTATCACTATCCAGACCTCTTTGAGATCAAGGATTCCGCATACCAATTTGAATTCATCGGTTA
The sequence above is a segment of the Nitrospira sp. genome. Coding sequences within it:
- a CDS encoding cytochrome c biogenesis protein ResB, with product MNDKPDAASDVSASAPRTSGLGWEEFSREVVDFFASIKLAMFLFIVLAMTATIGTVIQQGERPETYVQEYGEEAYRWFLRLGFTDVYHTWWFTSLLGLLCVNSLTCFHKRFPSVWRSMRQDKVSVSLAFIQGMKQQTTLSLNQSREAVAEGLVKLFAEKGYRVLAKSDPGEVTVYATKGIMGRVGAHVAHLSATVIVLGGLLGSYYGFQEFGVCLEGQTYHIPRGNFDLRVDKFWIDYHENGSVKSYNSTLTVIDQGTPTTTKTITVNDPLVYKGIWFYQSSYGDAWDQIEAARINIKEKGSDKIIATVDLEWNKEKAVDGLPLKMKMTDFVADFAFNSTEKKVFSKTAEHANPAIRLAVDERSSVQSTPWVFYHYPDLFEIKDSAYQFEFIGYQPKKFTGLQIARNPGINMVWIGCTMLVVGMTLSSLIYHRRLWAKIIPGESGVTLHLGGTTHKSQIDFQKEFRKLTEKINAQAQS
- a CDS encoding adenosylhomocysteinase, which produces MDYDVKDMGLADQGKLKIEWAEATMPVLRLIRKRFEREQPFKGIRATACLHVTTETANLMKTLKAGGADVRLCASNPLSTQDDVAAALVRHEGIPTFAVKGEDNKTYYRHIESAIAHKPHLSMDDGADVVSHLHSKRKDLLRNVIGGTEETTTGVIRLRSMAEKKVLKFPVISVNDADTKHMFDNRYGTGQSTMDGIVRATNRLVCGSTLVVAGYGWCGRGIATRARGMGANVIVTEIDPLKGLEAVMDGFRVMPMDEAAPLGDFFVTVTGNLKVIRGEHFAAMKDGAIVCNSGHFNVELDIPALEKLSKKKLAVRSGVDQYTLKNGRRVSLLGEGRLVNLATAEGHPSSVMDMSFANQALGAEYIVKNYKKLEKKVYPVPADIDKEISRLKLAGMGVSIDKLTKEQVKYLASWEMGT
- a CDS encoding methionine adenosyltransferase translates to MRHNYLFTSESVTEGHPDKIADQISDGILDAIIAQDKFSRVACETILTTGIAFVAGEISTKAYVEIPDIIRDVIKDVGYTDASWGFDSNTCSVLTSIHQQSGDIAMGVDSGGAGDQGLMFGYATNETSELMPMPIVLAHRLTKRLAEVRKKKILKWVRPDGKSQVTVEYKDGKPCRVDTIVVSTQHSPDVTNKQIEKDLMEHVIRPSMPKGLYDPTSVKHHINPTGRFVVGGPMGDTGLTGRKIIVDTYGGHGSHGGGAFSGKDPSKVDRSASYMARYIAKNIVAAGLASKCEVQLAYAIGVADPVSVLVDTKDTEKVAPESLDKLVRKHFPLTPRGIIEHLKLRRPIFRKTAAYGHFGRNEPEFTWEKTDKAKALRKDAGL